Genomic segment of Acidobacteriota bacterium:
TACGAAACAAAATGCAATTCCGTCTATGACTTTTTCGCTCTAAGGCGCTCTTGGGGGAATTATCTACTCTTGAAATGCTCGTATCCTGTCTTAGGAAGACGTCTCAGGAGGCCTGTCCTGGAAACGATGCCGATTCCCCTGCTGGCAGGGATGATCTCCCCGATCCTGTAAAGAGGTCTCGAAAATTTCCTCTGGAAGAGTCTTTCGAGTTTGTCCGCCTTACCCTCGGAAACGGCCACGAGAAGGCAATAGTCTTCCCCACCCGAGAGGGCGGCATCCAGTATCGCTTTCCAGGACTTGAGAAAGTGAGTAAGAGAAGCGTCGACCGGAATATCAGATTCGCGGATGACCGCTCCGACTCCGCTTGCTCTGCAAAGGTTGTGCAGGTCACTGGACAATCCGTCGCTCAGATCGATCATGGCGGTGGCTAATCCGGTTTCTGCTAAAAATCTTCCCTCTTCAATGTGAGGGCGAGGTCTTAAGTAGCAATTCATGGCTCTCCTTGCATAAAACCGATCCCATCCATAGCTTTCCCTGCTTCTTTCTCCTTTCTCTCCTCTCTCTTTTTTCTCTTTCTTTTCTCTTTCTTTCCAGTAGCCCGAATGGTATTCCATCCCTTTCCGGAGGAGCCTGAGCCCGAGCGAGCTTCCTCCGACGGATCCGGAAAGGAACAGGATGTCTGATGGTCTGGCCCCGCTCCTCAGGATAGCTTTCCCTTTGCCCATGCTCCCCACTGCCGTGATGCTGATGAATACCTTCCCGGGGCTCGAGCATGTGTCTCCTCCCAGCAGGCTCACTCCGAAGCTCCGGCATCCACTGTCTATTCCAGAAACTAACCTCAATGCTGTTTTCTTCTTCATTTCAGGGGGAAGCCCCATGGTGAGTAAGATGAATTCCGGTTTTCCTCCCATGGAAGCGATGTCGCTCAAATTGACGTAGACGGCTTTCTCTCCTATCCATTCTGGAGAGGAGAAGCGAAAGGAGAAATGGATATCTTCGATGAGGGCATCCGTGGTGATGAGGATCTCCCTTCCCAGCAGAGACCGTATAACGGCACAGTCATCTCCGATGGCGATATCCTTCTTGCTGTGCTGGATGCCAGAGTAGGATCTCTCGATGCGCTCTATGAGGCGCATCTCCCCGAATTCGCTCAGTCTCACATCATACCTTTGACGTAAGTTTCAAACTTTCTTTTTAGCGGCGTATGCGTTTTCTTTTCCGGCTTCCCTTTCTCCCATGTTGACGACAGGCTTCCTTTCCCTTTTCCTTGAACTCAGAGCAACTTCGAAGACCTCACGGATGTCGGTGACAAAGAAGAACCTCATATTCTTGGTCAGATGCTTAGGGATATCCACCAGGTTTTTCCTGTTGGGAGCAGGAAGGATTATTTTCGCAATATTGGCCCTTCGTGCCGCCAGGATCTTCTCTTTGATCCCTCCTACCGGAAGGACATTCCCTCTGAGAGTAACCTCGCCCGTCATGGCGACATCCCTCCTGATCGGCCTGTTGATGAAAGCGGAGAGCATCGCCGTCGCCATTGTCACGCCTGCAGAGGGCCCATCCTTCGGGATCGCCCCTTCCGGGACATGGACATGTATATCAACATTGGAAAAATAGTTTTCGGGGATCCCGAACTCTCTGGATTTAGATCTTGCATAGGAAAGCGCTGCATGAGCCGATTCCTTCATCACCTCACCAAGGTGCCCGGTCAGGATGAGGCTTCCCCTCCCCCTCATGGCCGTCGCTTCGACGAAGAGGATATCTCCTCCCGATTCCGTCCATGCCAGGCCTGTGGATACGCCAACCTGATCTTTCGTCAGAGATTCTTCCGGAAATATCTTGGGAGGTCCCAGGTAAGTCTCCAGACTACTCGAAATGATCCTTGTTGTGCCACTCTTCCCCTCGGCAACCCTCTTTGCCACCTTTCTGCAGATAGAGGCGATCTCCCTTTCCAGGTTTCTTAATCCAGCTTCTCGCGTGTACTTGTTAATGATAGTGGCG
This window contains:
- the thiL gene encoding thiamine-phosphate kinase, translating into MRLSEFGEMRLIERIERSYSGIQHSKKDIAIGDDCAVIRSLLGREILITTDALIEDIHFSFRFSSPEWIGEKAVYVNLSDIASMGGKPEFILLTMGLPPEMKKKTALRLVSGIDSGCRSFGVSLLGGDTCSSPGKVFISITAVGSMGKGKAILRSGARPSDILFLSGSVGGSSLGLRLLRKGMEYHSGYWKEREKKEKKERGEKGERSRESYGWDRFYARRAMNCYLRPRPHIEEGRFLAETGLATAMIDLSDGLSSDLHNLCRASGVGAVIRESDIPVDASLTHFLKSWKAILDAALSGGEDYCLLVAVSEGKADKLERLFQRKFSRPLYRIGEIIPASRGIGIVSRTGLLRRLPKTGYEHFKSR